The Lipingzhangella halophila genome segment TGTTGCTAGTCCGGCGGTGCCGGCGGGCGATCGCAGCGCGCCGAAGCGCACACAGCCAAGGCCCGCCGGGCCCCGACCCGGCGCCAGAGGCGCGCCAGGGAACCCGTCCGTGTAATCACCGGTTCCGCCGATACCCGACCGCGGCGGTACTCATCGGATGCCCAGGTGATCGCCTTCTACCGCTTGGTACGAGGAACGTAGCGGCCGTGCCTCCGGTCAATCCTCATTGACATACCGACTAGTCGGTGTCAACGTAGCGCAGGTCCACATCACCGGAAGCCACGGTCGGGGCCTCGTTGATCGCCTGCGGGGCACACGAACCGGCAACCGTCTGGTTGCGTTCGTGCCGACTTCGCGACGAGCAGGAGGAAAACCGAATGGCGGAGCCCTCCGCAGGCAACCAACCCATGGGCCGGAGGATCGGGCCTCTCGGCGGCATGGTCCTGATGACCGGTACGGTCGTCGGCATCAGCGTCTTCGTCCTGCCGGGCGAGCTGATCGGCGTCGCGGGACCGAGCATCACGCTCGCGCTGGCCCTCACCGCGATCCCCATGGTGTTCTCGATACTCGCGTTACTCCAGCTCGGCGGCGCCATGCCGGTCGCGGGCGGCCAGTACGTCTACCCGTCGCGCCTGGTGAGCCCGTTCTGGGGGTTCGTATCGCTCTGCGCGATCATCCCGGCGATCTGGTCGACGCTGCTGTTCACCGCGGTGGGCTTCGCCGAGTTCACCCGCTTCTTCGTCGACATACATGCCGGCATCCTGGCCACCGGTGTGTTGCTGGCCTTTCTCGTCCTCAACCTGAGCGGCGTGCGGCTGGTCACCGGCATCCAGTTCGCCATGGTGTGCGGCATCTTCCTTGGCGCGCTGGCCTTCATCCTGCCGGGCGCGGGCCAGGTCGACCTCGGCAACTACAGCCCGCTCATGCCGGCCGGGGTTGGCCCCTTCCTACTCGCCATCGTCTCGCTGTATATCCCGTTCCAGGGATACTCGATGATCGTCGAGCTCGGTGAGGAGCTCAAGGATCCGGTCAAGAACATCCCCCGGGTGCTGGCGATCGGGATGGCGCTGGCCGTGCTGCTCTCGATCGGGCTCGTCGGCGTCTTCGCCGGTCTCGATTCCTGGCGGGACCTCGCCGAGTTCGGAGGCGGCGGCATCGCCGAGGCAGCGGGCCGGTTTCTGCCTCCCGTGGTCGGCGCGGCGGTCGCCGGTGCTGCCATCCTCGGCGCACTGACCACCGTGAACTCGCTGATCATCTCCTACTCGCGCACGCTCATGCGGGCGAGCCGGGATCAGGTCCTCTCCAGCAAGCTCGCCGAGCTCCACCCGCGCACGAACGTGCCGCACCGGGCCATCGCCGTGCTGGTCGTCCCCCCGATGGTGGCCGCGGCCTTCACGCCGGACGTCGTCCTTCTGACGACCTTCCTCGGGATGATCATCCTGTACGGGAACGTCGTGACCGCGTTCGCGCTGTGGAACCTGCCCAAGCGTTTCCCGGAGCACTACCAGCACTCGATGTACCGGCTGCCGATGCCCCTGCTCAAGACGGCAGCCATCGTCAGTGCCGCGATCGCGGTACTGCTGTGGCTGGTGGTTCTCGCCGGCTCGCCCGGCGTGTTCGCGGCAGTCTGCGCGGTACTGGCCGCCGGCGCGGTCGGCTACTTCCTGCGGCGCCGCGCGCTGCTCCGGCACGGCGTCGACCTGAGCGACCGGTTGCGCCACCTCCACTCGCACGAGACCCGCGGCGCCAGCGCGGACTCCCCGCCGGAACCGCTGCCCAATGGCCCAACCGCTCAGGGCGCTCATTGACTGGGAAGGACCGGGGCGGGGAGTTCCCGCGGTAGATCGCCTCCGCAGGCCATAAGCGTTCCTCCGGACGGCCTCCGGAGCCGTGCCGCGGAGGTTCGAACCCTCCAGG includes the following:
- a CDS encoding APC family permease — translated: MAEPSAGNQPMGRRIGPLGGMVLMTGTVVGISVFVLPGELIGVAGPSITLALALTAIPMVFSILALLQLGGAMPVAGGQYVYPSRLVSPFWGFVSLCAIIPAIWSTLLFTAVGFAEFTRFFVDIHAGILATGVLLAFLVLNLSGVRLVTGIQFAMVCGIFLGALAFILPGAGQVDLGNYSPLMPAGVGPFLLAIVSLYIPFQGYSMIVELGEELKDPVKNIPRVLAIGMALAVLLSIGLVGVFAGLDSWRDLAEFGGGGIAEAAGRFLPPVVGAAVAGAAILGALTTVNSLIISYSRTLMRASRDQVLSSKLAELHPRTNVPHRAIAVLVVPPMVAAAFTPDVVLLTTFLGMIILYGNVVTAFALWNLPKRFPEHYQHSMYRLPMPLLKTAAIVSAAIAVLLWLVVLAGSPGVFAAVCAVLAAGAVGYFLRRRALLRHGVDLSDRLRHLHSHETRGASADSPPEPLPNGPTAQGAH